DNA sequence from the Arthrobacter crystallopoietes genome:
TGATGCTGTGCAGCGATACCGCGGAGGTGAGCCCAAAGTCGCCCTTGCGAAGGAGCTTGGGCTCTCTTCTCCGCTGTTGATCGAGAAGTGGGCGCGTCAGTACCGGACCGAAGGCGAAGATGGGCTGCGCCCCAAGCCGAAGGGCCGCCCGAAGACGAATCCCGGGGCAGCAAGGAAACCTGAGTCGGAGCTGGCGCGGCTTCGCCGTGAGAACGAGCGCCTGCGGGCCGAGGTGGCGTTCCTGGGAAAAGTGCAGGCCTTGAGGGACGAGGAACGGCGCTAAAGGTTCGCGCCGTCATCGCTCTCAAGGCCGAACACCGCCTCGACGTGCTTTTGGACGTTGCCGGGCTGGCCCGCTCCACGTTTTTCTACCACCAGGCGCGTTTCCAAACGCCTGACCGGCAGTCGGCACTCAAAGCCGAGATCACGAGCATTTTCACGGCAAATCATGCCCGGTACGGGCACCGGCGCATCCACACAGAACTGCTCAAACAGGGCTGGAACGTCGCGAAGAAGACCGTTCTGAAGCTCATGCGTGTCCTTGGACTGGAATGCAAGGTTCGGCGGAAGAAGCGCTACAACTCCTACCAGGGCGACCAAGGCGTCGTGGCGTCCAATCTGCTGAACCGGGAGTTCGACGCAACGGCGCCGAACCAGAAGTGGGTAACCGACGTGACCGAGTTCAGCGTCAATGAGCGGAAACTCTACCTCTCACCGGTTAT
Encoded proteins:
- a CDS encoding helix-turn-helix domain-containing protein; this translates as MAKPTRPVYSFEFKLDAVQRYRGGEPKVALAKELGLSSPLLIEKWARQYRTEGEDGLRPKPKGRPKTNPGAARKPESELARLRRENERLRAEVAFLGKVQALRDEERR